From one Trichocoleus desertorum ATA4-8-CV12 genomic stretch:
- a CDS encoding DUF3747 domain-containing protein codes for MLNSLRLQLAVSATLALSALSSVDPAIAAATFSQQEVDQGKFIAVAAPYGQQAHQLLILEQVSNKRACWQEGSTAANSPTPVEPLLLGFDFSGICGRSTDSNGYSLRMAGQDLGLKYSVRVVKRNNELVLIGQPNRGQNLPMLEIGRTRGLDSGFAKIFLDPGWRLSKRVYNDRPLGHVYLTNDLAPETLLPNNIATGSTSPTTIPAVGSTKPVTFPPTGSTRPATAPAPLPTVRPTQPIGTVRPTQPIGTVRPTQPAGVIPKTPTTAIIIPVPVPPQSTVQPAGQPIGQPISRPIGQPTRQPGRVTPQVSTSPASVPILVPLPEIQTRPSTSSVKLPTVTPTPSIPPVTNSSRPLPNGGIKVTPVPSLPPLNSSNNAPSKGGFVVVPTVGEPTNSRTQAPVAPTVQINLPTVTVYQ; via the coding sequence ATGTTGAATTCCCTGCGGCTTCAATTGGCTGTTTCAGCTACGCTAGCGTTGAGTGCGCTCAGTTCTGTCGATCCGGCGATCGCGGCTGCCACGTTTAGTCAACAAGAGGTAGACCAAGGCAAATTTATTGCTGTAGCGGCTCCCTATGGTCAACAAGCTCACCAGCTCCTCATTTTGGAACAGGTCTCCAATAAGCGTGCCTGTTGGCAAGAAGGTAGCACAGCCGCAAACAGCCCTACTCCCGTAGAACCACTGCTCCTTGGCTTTGACTTCTCAGGGATTTGTGGGCGCAGCACCGACAGTAACGGCTACTCTCTGCGGATGGCAGGGCAAGACTTAGGGTTGAAGTATAGTGTGCGAGTGGTCAAACGCAACAATGAGTTGGTTCTGATCGGGCAACCCAACCGGGGCCAAAACTTACCGATGTTAGAGATTGGTAGAACCCGTGGCTTAGACTCAGGCTTTGCTAAGATTTTTCTCGATCCAGGTTGGCGGTTGAGCAAGCGGGTTTACAACGATCGCCCGCTTGGTCATGTTTACCTCACCAATGATTTGGCTCCAGAGACACTACTACCCAACAACATTGCCACGGGTTCAACTTCGCCTACTACGATTCCTGCGGTTGGCTCTACCAAACCTGTGACCTTCCCCCCAACTGGCTCGACTCGCCCTGCCACTGCACCTGCTCCCCTGCCGACCGTTCGCCCCACTCAGCCTATTGGAACCGTTCGCCCCACTCAGCCTATTGGAACCGTTCGCCCCACTCAACCCGCTGGCGTGATTCCTAAAACCCCAACAACTGCAATCATCATCCCCGTGCCAGTCCCTCCTCAATCTACGGTTCAGCCCGCAGGTCAGCCCATAGGTCAGCCTATCAGTCGGCCCATAGGGCAGCCAACTCGTCAACCTGGTCGGGTGACACCTCAAGTATCCACTTCTCCCGCATCCGTTCCAATTTTGGTTCCACTACCAGAAATTCAAACGAGACCTAGCACCTCTAGCGTCAAACTGCCGACTGTCACACCTACGCCCAGCATTCCCCCTGTGACTAACTCTAGCCGTCCTCTCCCGAATGGTGGCATTAAGGTCACACCTGTACCCAGTCTGCCGCCTCTTAACAGCTCTAACAACGCTCCTAGTAAAGGTGGTTTTGTCGTCGTGCCAACGGTTGGCGAGCCAACCAATAGCCGTACCCAGGCACCTGTGGCTCCCACGGTTCAAATCAACTTACCTACCGTTACGGTTTATCAATAA
- a CDS encoding alpha/beta hydrolase, producing the protein MPTLVLLFKLLLKLLLVLGGGLAIAYLAACIFLLFRQSRFIFFPAPVSDITPASVKLTYQDVWIPIATPKGKVEQLHGWWMPAAGLEQGVIFYLHGNGANVGATVSQSQRFHQLGLSVFVFDYRGYGRSQGSFPSEAQVYEDTQAAWNYLTQERQIPPKQIFLYGHSLGGAIAIDLAVKQPEVAGLIVESTFTSMRRMVDVRGGFGLFPTDLLLLQKFNSLEKVRSLQMPVLFIHGTLDLTVPAEMSRTLFQAAPEPKQLLWVEDAGHNDVAAIGEGRYLQAIQQFTEQVRTRQEQVTVSQ; encoded by the coding sequence ATGCCTACTCTCGTCCTGCTGTTCAAACTATTGTTGAAGCTACTATTGGTCTTGGGAGGAGGGTTGGCGATCGCCTACTTAGCGGCCTGCATCTTCCTGCTATTTCGGCAAAGTCGTTTTATCTTCTTTCCTGCTCCCGTCAGTGACATCACACCTGCCTCTGTAAAACTCACGTATCAGGATGTCTGGATACCGATCGCGACTCCTAAGGGCAAAGTCGAGCAGTTGCATGGCTGGTGGATGCCAGCGGCAGGTCTAGAGCAGGGCGTAATTTTTTACTTGCATGGCAATGGTGCGAATGTAGGAGCTACGGTTTCTCAATCTCAACGCTTTCATCAATTAGGGCTATCTGTTTTTGTCTTTGACTACCGAGGGTATGGCCGTAGTCAAGGCAGTTTTCCCAGCGAAGCGCAGGTTTATGAGGATACGCAGGCTGCGTGGAACTACTTAACTCAAGAACGACAAATTCCACCTAAACAGATTTTTCTCTATGGGCATTCCTTAGGGGGGGCGATCGCGATCGACTTAGCGGTGAAGCAGCCTGAAGTGGCTGGGCTGATCGTGGAGAGCACTTTTACCTCAATGAGACGGATGGTAGATGTCCGAGGTGGATTTGGTCTATTTCCAACTGATTTGTTACTGCTGCAGAAGTTTAATTCTTTAGAGAAAGTGCGATCGCTGCAAATGCCCGTGTTGTTTATCCACGGCACTTTGGACTTGACAGTCCCCGCAGAAATGAGCCGCACTTTATTCCAAGCAGCCCCAGAACCCAAACAACTTTTATGGGTAGAGGACGCAGGACACAATGATGTCGCCGCCATTGGTGAGGGCCGCTATCTGCAAGCGATTCAACAATTTACTGAGCAGGTACGAACCAGGCAGGAACAGGTTACGGTTTCTCAGTAG
- the gatA gene encoding Asp-tRNA(Asn)/Glu-tRNA(Gln) amidotransferase subunit GatA — translation MASIRELHQQLVSKERSAVEITQDALERIQALEPKLHSFLCVTADRALEQARQVDAKIAAGEEIGLLAGIPVGIKDNLCTQGIPTTCGSRILENFVPPYESTVTQKLAAAGAVMVGKTNLDEFAMGSSTENSAYQVTANPWDLERVPGGSSGGSAAAVAAKECVVALGSDTGGSIRQPASFCGVVGLKPTYGLVSRYGLVAYASSLDQIGPFGRTVEDAAVLLQAIAGYDAKDSTSLNVEIPDYSKFLKPDLKPRGRRKIGVIQETFGEGLDPVVEAAVTKAIQQLQDLGAEIQVISCPSFRYGLPTYYVIAPSEASANLARYDGVKYGFRSEDPDNILAMYTQTRAQGFGAEVKRRIMIGTYALSAGYYDAYYLKAQKVRTLIKQDFERAFEQVDLLVCPTAPSTAFKAGEKTADPLSMYLSDLMTIPVNLAGLPGLSVPCGFDENGMPIGLQMISNVLREDILFQVAYAYEQSTPWHEQTPQLG, via the coding sequence ATGGCATCCATCCGCGAGTTGCATCAACAGCTTGTCAGCAAAGAGCGCTCGGCTGTGGAAATTACTCAAGACGCTCTAGAGCGCATTCAAGCCCTGGAGCCGAAATTGCATAGCTTTCTGTGCGTCACGGCAGACCGGGCGCTAGAGCAAGCAAGGCAAGTCGATGCCAAAATTGCGGCAGGGGAGGAAATCGGCCTGTTAGCAGGTATCCCTGTAGGAATTAAGGACAATCTTTGTACCCAAGGCATTCCCACAACCTGCGGTTCTCGCATTTTAGAAAACTTTGTGCCCCCCTACGAGTCAACGGTGACCCAGAAGCTAGCTGCCGCTGGAGCCGTAATGGTGGGTAAAACCAATCTTGATGAGTTTGCGATGGGTAGCTCCACCGAGAATTCTGCTTATCAAGTCACCGCAAATCCTTGGGATCTAGAACGGGTACCTGGTGGCTCGTCTGGTGGCTCGGCGGCAGCAGTGGCGGCTAAAGAGTGCGTAGTCGCTTTGGGATCAGATACAGGAGGATCAATTCGGCAACCCGCGTCCTTCTGCGGTGTAGTGGGCCTGAAGCCAACTTATGGCTTAGTTTCGCGCTATGGTTTGGTGGCCTATGCCTCTTCTCTCGATCAAATTGGGCCATTTGGTCGAACGGTAGAAGATGCGGCAGTTTTGTTGCAGGCGATCGCGGGCTACGATGCCAAAGACTCAACCAGCCTTAACGTAGAAATCCCAGACTACTCAAAATTCCTCAAGCCTGATCTCAAACCCAGAGGTCGGCGCAAAATTGGGGTGATTCAAGAAACCTTTGGTGAAGGGCTTGATCCGGTCGTAGAAGCAGCAGTCACCAAAGCGATTCAACAGCTTCAAGATTTGGGTGCGGAAATTCAAGTAATTTCTTGTCCTAGTTTCCGCTACGGTTTGCCCACTTACTACGTCATTGCGCCCTCCGAAGCGTCCGCTAACTTGGCTCGCTACGATGGCGTGAAGTATGGATTCCGCTCGGAAGATCCCGACAACATTCTGGCAATGTATACCCAAACCCGCGCTCAAGGATTTGGGGCTGAGGTGAAACGCCGAATTATGATTGGCACCTACGCTTTGTCTGCCGGATACTACGACGCTTATTACCTGAAGGCGCAAAAAGTTCGAACTTTGATTAAGCAAGACTTTGAGCGAGCCTTTGAACAAGTGGATCTGTTGGTCTGTCCCACTGCCCCTTCAACGGCATTCAAGGCGGGCGAGAAAACGGCTGATCCCTTAAGCATGTATCTGTCGGACTTGATGACCATTCCGGTGAACTTAGCTGGCTTACCAGGCTTAAGCGTTCCCTGCGGCTTTGATGAGAACGGTATGCCGATTGGCTTGCAAATGATTAGTAATGTGCTCCGGGAAGATATCTTGTTCCAGGTTGCCTACGCTTATGAGCAATCCACGCCTTGGCATGAGCAAACGCCCCAGCTTGGTTAA
- a CDS encoding isomerizing glutamine--fructose-6-phosphate transaminase yields the protein MLDDRPEFRHFMLQEIYEQPDVVQACLTQYLDLDWPQNHTSGYASTSPMQLGLSASLYDNLAEIHLLACGTSLHASLVGQYWLEQLAGIPSRVRYASEFRETPFPLTAKTLTIAVTQSGETADTLKALEFEQQRRFQRSQLAPAYRPHLLGLTNQPASTLHQRVDYILQAPSGREVGVAATKSFVAQLMVFYALALDLAARRQTLSSDRIHQLLRELERLPGKIAQILESADAIAQLAKDLVDTQNFIFLGRGINYPIALEGALKLKETSYIHAEGYAAGEFLHGPIAILDENVAVVAIAMPGQVYDQTLANLQKVKSRGSKLIGITTPENPAAALFDCLLPMPDVDELMSPILTVIPLQLLAYYITVYRGLDVDRPRGLTKSLTT from the coding sequence ATGCTTGACGATCGCCCAGAATTTCGGCATTTTATGCTGCAAGAGATCTACGAGCAACCTGATGTCGTTCAGGCTTGCCTAACGCAGTATCTCGATTTGGACTGGCCCCAAAATCACACTTCAGGTTACGCTTCCACATCTCCGATGCAGTTGGGATTGTCAGCCTCCCTTTATGACAATTTAGCGGAGATCCACCTCCTTGCTTGCGGCACCAGTCTCCATGCCAGTTTGGTTGGGCAATATTGGTTGGAACAGTTGGCAGGTATTCCTAGTAGAGTTCGTTATGCTTCGGAGTTTCGAGAGACTCCGTTTCCCCTCACTGCCAAGACCCTGACGATCGCGGTGACGCAATCGGGTGAAACGGCAGATACGCTTAAAGCCCTGGAATTTGAGCAACAACGACGGTTTCAGCGATCGCAGCTTGCTCCAGCCTACCGTCCTCACTTGCTAGGTTTGACGAATCAACCCGCCAGCACCTTACACCAACGGGTGGACTATATCCTACAGGCACCTTCCGGGCGGGAAGTGGGAGTGGCCGCAACCAAGAGTTTTGTGGCTCAGTTAATGGTGTTTTATGCCTTGGCGCTAGATTTGGCCGCTCGACGGCAAACCCTATCCAGCGATCGCATTCACCAACTCCTGAGAGAGCTAGAACGATTGCCTGGAAAGATTGCCCAGATTCTAGAATCCGCCGATGCGATCGCCCAATTGGCCAAAGATTTAGTGGATACTCAAAATTTTATCTTTTTGGGCCGAGGCATTAACTACCCGATTGCCCTGGAAGGAGCCTTAAAGCTAAAAGAAACCAGCTACATCCATGCCGAAGGTTATGCGGCAGGAGAATTTCTACATGGGCCGATCGCGATTTTGGATGAAAACGTAGCTGTAGTGGCGATCGCCATGCCAGGGCAAGTGTATGACCAAACCTTGGCAAATCTACAAAAGGTGAAATCTCGTGGATCTAAGTTAATTGGCATAACCACTCCTGAAAACCCCGCCGCCGCTTTGTTTGACTGCTTGCTGCCGATGCCCGACGTAGATGAGTTAATGTCGCCAATCTTGACGGTAATTCCCTTGCAACTCTTGGCCTATTACATCACGGTGTATCGTGGCCTAGATGTCGATCGCCCTCGCGGTTTAACGAAGTCTTTGACCACATAA
- the rlmB gene encoding 23S rRNA (guanosine(2251)-2'-O)-methyltransferase RlmB — MAAKKNYSKDRGRAEEGKGSQSQGPSRDKPGERSRRPTPKDASRSQSPRLRAKPASDRPVGKDSDRRGPDKSEPRARPSVGGDFKPPRQRSDQPNRNFESRDRGERPQRSERPDRNFASGERKERPDRNFGDRNRGTEGRDRNFASGERKERPDRNESRDRNESRGGRSFESRDRSEGRERNFESRDRSFEGRERNFGGRDRSFEGRERGTSETSTRPDTESEENDLIYGRHPVLAALENQRPLNRIWITPRLRYDPRFHTVLLQAKANGTVIDEVEPQRLSYLVPGANHQGVVAQVAPYEYVELGDLIDRAKAATTQPLLVVADGITDPHNLGAIIRTAEALGAQGLVIPQRRASGITSTVKKVAAGALETFPVSRVVNLARALEELKTAEFWIYGTAAEASQPIPAVKFSGPIVLVIGSEGEGLSLAVQRCCDVLVSIPLAGKTPSLNASVAAGMVLYEIYRQRHGNSFDFANLPSKEGIEKRNATEYNKV, encoded by the coding sequence ATGGCTGCTAAGAAGAATTACTCTAAAGACCGAGGTAGAGCCGAGGAGGGCAAAGGTTCCCAGTCTCAAGGCCCCTCAAGAGACAAGCCAGGAGAGAGGAGCCGCCGACCGACCCCTAAGGATGCCTCCCGCAGCCAGAGTCCCCGTTTGCGTGCAAAACCAGCTAGCGATCGCCCTGTCGGGAAAGACTCCGATCGCAGAGGCCCGGATAAATCAGAACCCAGAGCAAGACCCTCCGTAGGTGGAGACTTTAAACCGCCTCGGCAACGTTCAGATCAGCCTAACCGCAACTTTGAAAGCCGCGATCGCGGTGAAAGACCCCAACGGAGTGAGAGACCCGATCGTAATTTTGCAAGTGGTGAGCGGAAGGAAAGACCCGATCGCAACTTTGGAGATCGCAATCGAGGCACAGAGGGTCGCGATCGGAATTTTGCAAGCGGTGAGCGGAAGGAAAGGCCCGATCGGAATGAGAGCCGCGATCGCAATGAGAGCCGTGGTGGACGTAGCTTTGAGAGCCGCGATCGCAGCGAAGGACGTGAGCGCAACTTTGAGAGCCGCGATCGCAGCTTTGAAGGGCGTGAGCGCAACTTTGGAGGACGCGATCGCAGCTTTGAAGGGCGCGAGCGGGGCACTAGCGAGACCTCGACCAGACCTGATACTGAGTCGGAAGAGAACGACTTGATCTATGGTCGGCACCCAGTGTTGGCAGCACTTGAAAACCAACGCCCACTCAATCGGATTTGGATTACTCCCCGATTGCGCTACGACCCCCGTTTTCATACAGTCCTACTGCAAGCCAAAGCCAATGGCACCGTTATTGATGAAGTAGAGCCACAACGCCTCAGCTACCTAGTTCCGGGGGCAAATCATCAAGGTGTAGTTGCCCAGGTAGCACCTTATGAGTATGTAGAATTAGGAGATTTGATCGACCGAGCCAAAGCTGCAACGACTCAACCATTGTTGGTTGTAGCCGATGGCATTACAGACCCGCACAATTTGGGAGCCATTATTCGGACGGCAGAAGCCTTAGGAGCCCAAGGCTTAGTGATCCCGCAACGCCGAGCTTCGGGAATCACATCAACGGTGAAGAAAGTAGCAGCAGGCGCTTTAGAAACATTTCCAGTTTCTAGGGTAGTGAATCTTGCCCGTGCTCTAGAAGAACTTAAAACTGCGGAATTCTGGATTTATGGCACTGCTGCTGAAGCTAGCCAACCTATCCCAGCCGTGAAGTTTTCTGGCCCGATCGTGTTGGTCATCGGTTCAGAAGGGGAAGGTTTAAGTTTGGCGGTGCAGCGGTGTTGTGATGTTTTAGTCTCAATTCCCCTAGCTGGAAAGACTCCCAGCCTCAATGCTTCTGTGGCCGCAGGCATGGTGCTCTATGAAATTTACCGACAGCGGCATGGAAATTCCTTCGATTTCGCGAATTTGCCTAGTAAAGAAGGAATTGAAAAAAGAAATGCCACAGAGTATAACAAAGTGTGA
- a CDS encoding alpha/beta hydrolase, whose product MQSQNSSCDRATQAVRLHVQRQGEGFPILCLHGHPGSGSSLSVFTNHLSQRFQTIAPDLRGYGNSPAQQAFEMEDHLLDLEAVLDRYQISRCLVLGWSLGGILAMELALKFPERVSGLVLVATAARPRGNHPPITWQDNFYTGLASIVNRLSPGWQWNIEAFGKRSLYRYLIQQHTAIAYQYLADEALVAYLKTSREATQALTTALRKDYNRLADLSQITCPSLVLAGAEDRHITAQSSWETAQHLQHSQWHCYPNTAHLFPWEIPDQVLKDIDRWLALHPEVVTT is encoded by the coding sequence ATGCAATCCCAAAATTCAAGTTGCGATCGCGCTACTCAAGCTGTACGTCTACATGTTCAGAGACAGGGGGAAGGGTTTCCGATTCTTTGTCTGCATGGACATCCGGGATCGGGCAGTAGTTTATCGGTCTTTACCAATCATTTATCGCAGCGTTTCCAGACGATCGCGCCTGATTTACGCGGTTATGGCAACAGCCCTGCCCAGCAAGCCTTTGAGATGGAAGATCATCTGCTGGATCTAGAAGCAGTGCTCGATCGCTATCAAATTTCGCGTTGCTTAGTTTTAGGCTGGTCGCTGGGCGGAATTTTGGCGATGGAACTGGCCCTAAAATTTCCCGAACGAGTCAGTGGCTTAGTCTTGGTCGCAACTGCGGCTCGGCCACGTGGCAACCACCCACCGATTACTTGGCAGGATAACTTTTATACAGGGCTGGCCTCAATCGTCAATCGCCTTTCCCCTGGTTGGCAGTGGAATATTGAGGCGTTTGGCAAGCGATCGCTCTACCGCTACCTAATTCAGCAGCACACCGCGATCGCTTACCAATATCTAGCGGATGAAGCTCTCGTGGCTTACCTAAAAACTTCACGAGAAGCTACCCAAGCTCTGACAACCGCTTTGAGAAAAGACTATAACCGCTTGGCAGATCTCTCGCAAATTACTTGCCCCAGCTTAGTGCTAGCGGGTGCCGAAGACCGCCACATTACAGCCCAATCGAGTTGGGAAACGGCTCAGCACCTCCAGCACAGCCAATGGCATTGCTACCCGAATACGGCTCACCTCTTTCCGTGGGAAATCCCCGATCAAGTCCTGAAAGATATTGATCGGTGGTTGGCTCTCCATCCAGAAGTGGTGACAACTTAG
- a CDS encoding DUF1816 domain-containing protein has protein sequence MKEVLISLLETLGLAFWVEIVTDRPRCTYYFGPFLSSQEAQAAKSGYVEDLEQEGAQGIRVTVKRCKPPADLTISDDLEVKLPLGKSRILSGQF, from the coding sequence ATGAAAGAAGTTTTGATCAGTCTTCTCGAGACTCTTGGGCTCGCTTTTTGGGTTGAGATAGTAACCGACAGACCTCGGTGTACTTACTATTTTGGGCCATTCCTCAGCTCTCAAGAGGCTCAAGCTGCCAAATCTGGTTACGTTGAAGATTTGGAGCAAGAAGGTGCTCAAGGAATTCGAGTTACGGTAAAGCGCTGCAAGCCCCCTGCCGACCTGACAATCTCGGATGACTTGGAGGTAAAACTCCCTCTGGGAAAGTCTCGGATTCTTAGCGGTCAATTTTAG
- a CDS encoding ribonuclease III, whose product MASPVNLLPVIALSAAQMKSISPGALAYLGDAVYELYIRALYLVPPQRLQSYHHRVVAQVRAESQAQHLRSLEALLTSEELEILRRGRNAASGRPKRVDPGIYQQATSLEALMGYLYLTNPQRLAYLLAQLKLDPTLEE is encoded by the coding sequence ATGGCTAGCCCAGTTAACCTTCTGCCCGTTATTGCACTGTCAGCCGCACAAATGAAAAGCATTTCTCCTGGGGCGTTGGCCTATTTAGGAGATGCAGTTTACGAACTGTATATTCGCGCTCTGTATCTTGTCCCTCCGCAGCGCTTACAAAGCTATCATCATCGAGTCGTGGCACAGGTCAGAGCAGAAAGCCAGGCTCAACATCTGCGATCGCTAGAGGCTTTGCTGACCAGCGAAGAGTTAGAAATCCTGCGGCGAGGACGTAACGCTGCTTCTGGACGACCTAAGCGAGTTGATCCAGGAATTTATCAGCAAGCAACCAGTTTAGAAGCGTTAATGGGCTATTTGTATCTCACTAATCCTCAACGCTTGGCTTACTTGCTGGCTCAATTGAAACTAGACCCAACGCTAGAGGAGTAG